The proteins below are encoded in one region of Pseudomonadota bacterium:
- a CDS encoding acyl-CoA carboxylase subunit beta: MDTNDELARRDAQAEQGGGAERVAKQHQGGKLTARERINYLVDPGSFSELDKFVTHRSNNFGLADKRYFGDGVITGTGLINGRVVCVFAQDFTVFGGSLAAMHAKKVVKIMDLAERIGCPIIGLNDSGGARIQEGVESLGGYADIFLRNTLLSGVVPQLSLIMGPCAGGAVYSPAITDFVLMVKGSSHMFITGPDVIKTVTKEEVSKELLGGADTHSNISGIAHLEAESDQDCLDRCRELLSFIPQNNLDQAALVMSGDLATREDAALDTLIPAQPNLPYDIKALIHSIADSHEFFEIQPTFAQNIVIGFIRLNGRSVGVVANQPSVLAGCLDINASTKAARFVRFCDAFNVPLLTLVDVPGFLPGVQQEHGGIIRHGAKLLYAFAEATVPKVTVITRKAYGGAYDVMASKHIRADMNFAYPSAEIAVMGSEGAVNIIFRKELEDAALTGDAPERRAQLVREYRDKFANPWEAAELGFIDAVIRPRETRTRVIEAFSLLSTKRQSNPKKKHGNIPL; this comes from the coding sequence ATGGATACAAACGACGAATTAGCGCGCAGAGATGCGCAAGCAGAACAGGGTGGTGGCGCTGAGCGGGTAGCAAAGCAGCACCAGGGGGGGAAGCTCACCGCTCGTGAGCGGATTAACTACCTAGTTGATCCCGGGTCGTTCTCTGAGCTCGATAAGTTCGTTACGCACCGCTCTAACAACTTCGGATTGGCAGACAAGCGTTATTTTGGAGACGGTGTCATTACAGGCACAGGACTCATTAACGGTCGAGTCGTGTGCGTATTTGCCCAGGACTTTACCGTTTTTGGCGGATCACTAGCCGCCATGCACGCCAAAAAGGTCGTCAAGATTATGGACCTTGCGGAACGGATCGGGTGTCCGATTATCGGCTTAAACGATTCTGGTGGAGCGCGCATCCAGGAGGGGGTCGAGAGCCTTGGGGGCTATGCAGATATCTTTCTTAGAAACACCCTACTCTCCGGTGTGGTGCCCCAACTTTCACTAATTATGGGGCCCTGTGCGGGGGGTGCTGTTTACTCCCCAGCTATTACCGACTTTGTACTGATGGTGAAGGGCTCAAGCCACATGTTCATCACCGGCCCCGACGTTATTAAGACCGTAACGAAGGAGGAGGTTTCAAAGGAGCTGCTTGGAGGCGCAGATACGCACTCCAATATCAGTGGAATCGCGCACCTTGAGGCTGAGAGCGATCAGGATTGCCTCGACCGCTGTAGGGAGCTGCTCTCCTTTATCCCGCAGAACAATCTAGACCAGGCTGCTCTCGTCATGTCTGGAGATCTGGCGACACGCGAGGATGCTGCGCTCGATACCCTGATTCCGGCTCAGCCGAACCTCCCCTATGATATTAAGGCGCTAATTCATTCGATCGCCGATTCGCACGAATTCTTCGAGATACAACCGACCTTTGCTCAAAATATCGTGATCGGATTTATCCGACTGAACGGCCGTTCAGTCGGCGTTGTTGCCAATCAACCCTCGGTACTAGCCGGCTGTCTGGATATAAACGCCAGTACCAAAGCTGCCCGTTTCGTACGCTTCTGTGATGCCTTTAATGTGCCACTCCTAACGCTTGTCGATGTTCCCGGTTTTCTGCCCGGCGTACAGCAGGAGCACGGCGGCATAATTCGACACGGGGCGAAGCTGCTCTACGCATTCGCTGAGGCAACCGTACCGAAGGTCACTGTGATTACACGCAAAGCTTATGGCGGGGCCTACGACGTGATGGCCTCTAAGCATATCCGCGCCGATATGAACTTCGCCTACCCGAGCGCCGAGATCGCGGTGATGGGCTCTGAGGGGGCCGTAAATATTATATTCCGTAAGGAGCTGGAGGATGCCGCGCTTACCGGAGATGCGCCGGAGCGTCGCGCGCAGCTAGTTCGTGAATATAGGGATAAATTCGCTAACCCGTGGGAGGCTGCAGAGCTCGGATTTATCGATGCTGTCATACGTCCCCGCGAGACACGCACTAGGGTAATCGAGGCCTTCTCGCTCCTCTCAACCAAGAGACAATCTAACCCGAAGAAAAAACACGGCAATATTCCCCTCTAA
- a CDS encoding TraR/DksA C4-type zinc finger protein — translation MKKKDLDTLKGILEEEKKRIQRHLDDLSDESVEELEGASGDTVDIAALEINQNSILKIGKRELNHLKKIDAALIKFADNTYGECENCGEHIAVARLMARPVAQLCIDCKTAEENEERRYSDRSADDDGDGFPDEGDDL, via the coding sequence ATGAAGAAGAAAGATCTTGATACCTTAAAAGGGATACTTGAAGAGGAGAAGAAGCGCATTCAACGCCACCTCGATGACCTTAGCGATGAGTCGGTTGAGGAGCTTGAAGGTGCCAGCGGCGACACGGTTGATATCGCAGCGCTCGAAATTAATCAAAATTCGATCCTAAAGATCGGAAAGCGAGAACTCAATCACCTCAAGAAGATCGATGCTGCGCTTATAAAGTTTGCGGATAACACATACGGAGAGTGCGAGAACTGTGGTGAGCATATAGCAGTTGCCCGTCTTATGGCTCGACCTGTTGCGCAACTTTGTATCGACTGTAAGACAGCTGAGGAGAACGAGGAGCGTCGCTATTCAGATCGTAGTGCAGATGATGATGGCGATGGATTCCCAGATGAGGGTGACGACCTGTAG
- a CDS encoding methylmalonyl-CoA mutase family protein gives MNQKDQPRRTSSGMEIKDVYSSQSVAAGDGSKPGEFPFTRGIHHSMYRGKLWTMRQYAGFGSAKDTNSRYHFLLKQGITGLSVAFDLPTQMGRDPDHALSRGEVGRVGVSITSVDDMEQLFEGIPLEDVSISMTINSTAAILLAFLLVVAERRAVSWGALRGTTQNDILKEYVARGTYIYPPRPAMRIVTDLVAFCAKNVPQWNTVSVSGYHIREAGSTAVEEVAFTLADGIAYIQAAIDRGLAVDDIAPRISFFFNCHNNFLEEVAKFRAARRLWASIVKERFQAKDARSMMMRFHTQTAGSSLTAQQPQNNIVRTTIQALAAVFGGTQSLHTNGFDEALGLPTEESAQIALRTQQIVAEESGVALSADPLGGSYLIEAWTDWIEVEARARIAKIDALGGMLAAIEQRYPQGEIENSSYAEQRSIEQGYTRVVGVNIHANDTEQAPPILKINPAVEHEQCQRVAALRAGRNQALATESLAALTRAAAAEGEVVSFILECARSSCTVGEISDAMRAVFGEYQG, from the coding sequence ATGAATCAAAAAGATCAGCCGCGCCGTACCTCATCGGGTATGGAGATTAAGGATGTGTATAGCTCGCAGAGTGTTGCGGCTGGTGATGGATCCAAGCCGGGAGAGTTTCCATTCACCCGCGGAATTCATCACTCCATGTATAGGGGCAAGCTCTGGACGATGCGGCAGTACGCTGGCTTTGGTTCGGCCAAAGACACTAATAGCCGTTATCACTTTTTGCTTAAGCAGGGCATTACGGGACTAAGTGTAGCCTTTGATCTTCCTACTCAGATGGGGCGCGATCCGGACCATGCGTTGTCACGTGGAGAGGTGGGACGGGTCGGAGTTTCAATTACCTCTGTGGACGATATGGAGCAGCTCTTTGAGGGCATACCGCTGGAGGATGTTTCGATCTCAATGACGATTAATTCAACGGCAGCGATATTGCTGGCGTTTTTGCTAGTTGTTGCAGAGCGGCGCGCTGTTTCGTGGGGTGCGCTTAGGGGCACCACTCAAAACGATATCCTTAAGGAGTACGTGGCGCGTGGGACCTACATCTATCCGCCCCGTCCTGCTATGCGAATTGTAACGGATCTCGTTGCATTCTGCGCCAAAAACGTGCCGCAGTGGAACACCGTAAGCGTCTCCGGGTACCATATCCGCGAAGCTGGCAGCACAGCGGTGGAGGAGGTCGCCTTTACCCTGGCTGATGGGATCGCCTATATCCAGGCTGCTATTGATAGAGGACTTGCGGTTGATGATATTGCCCCGCGCATCTCTTTCTTCTTTAACTGTCATAATAACTTTCTTGAAGAGGTAGCGAAATTTAGGGCCGCACGCCGCCTCTGGGCCAGCATCGTTAAGGAGCGCTTTCAGGCAAAGGATGCCAGGTCAATGATGATGCGCTTTCATACGCAGACCGCTGGAAGCTCGCTAACTGCGCAGCAACCCCAAAATAATATAGTCCGCACGACGATCCAGGCCCTGGCAGCGGTGTTTGGAGGGACGCAGTCGCTCCATACGAACGGATTCGACGAGGCGCTTGGATTGCCGACCGAGGAGAGCGCTCAGATCGCCCTCAGAACCCAGCAGATAGTGGCCGAGGAGTCTGGGGTGGCACTCTCTGCCGATCCGTTGGGGGGAAGTTACCTAATTGAAGCGTGGACCGATTGGATCGAGGTAGAGGCACGGGCTCGTATCGCCAAGATCGACGCATTAGGGGGCATGCTGGCAGCTATAGAGCAGCGTTATCCTCAGGGTGAGATAGAGAACTCCTCCTATGCGGAGCAACGCTCCATTGAGCAGGGGTATACGCGCGTCGTGGGGGTGAATATCCATGCTAATGACACCGAACAGGCGCCTCCCATACTTAAGATTAATCCTGCAGTTGAGCATGAGCAGTGCCAAAGGGTTGCGGCACTCAGAGCGGGGCGCAACCAGGCGCTTGCAACAGAGAGCCTAGCAGCGTTAACGCGAGCTGCCGCCGCAGAGGGGGAGGTTGTATCTTTCATCCTTGAGTGCGCGCGTAGCTCCTGTACAGTTGGTGAGATCTCGGATGCTATGCGTGCGGTTTTTGGGGAGTATCAGGGTTAA